CATTCTGAATCTGCTTCCTGAACTTCTGTAGAATCAGCATTTGCAGATCGGGCTCGTCGTCAACGACCATGATTTTAGGTAACGCCATAGCGATATTACTCCTGTACAATCAGCTTGAATGTTTCTTGAGAAGCGACTGGATTTCTTGTCTCAATGTATCAAAGTCAATCGGTTTGGTGAAGAACTCCTTTGCCCCCGACTCGATCGCTTTCTTCTGGTTCTCCGCATCGCCGTACGCCGAGATCATACTCACGTGAATGTTCGGGTATTTCTCTTTGATGATGTTGAGAAGCTCGATGCCCGTCATCCCCGGCATGTTGATGTCCGAGAAGACATACACCACGTCAGGCGGCTCGGCACTCCCGATGATTGCCAATGCTTCTTGTCCGGAGAAAGCAAACACCAACTCCAGTTCGCCGCTGCGTATTTCCTTCCGGAACTTCTGCGTGAAGAGGAGTTCGACGTCTTTTTCGTCATCTACCACAAGAAATTTCATTTCACTGTTCCATTATGCTGTTTCGAAACATTTGTGTACTTAACCGGGCAACCCGACAATGAATATCGCTCCGCCATTATCGTTGTTTTCGATTCTCATCTCACCCCCATGCGCTTTCACAATGTCATGAGTGATGGAAAGTCCCAAACCCGTTCCCTGAGTTCCTTTCTTCGTCGTGAAGAATGGGTGAAGGATCTTGTCCTTGATC
This genomic interval from Bacteroidota bacterium contains the following:
- a CDS encoding response regulator, whose product is MKFLVVDDEKDVELLFTQKFRKEIRSGELELVFAFSGQEALAIIGSAEPPDVVYVFSDINMPGMTGIELLNIIKEKYPNIHVSMISAYGDAENQKKAIESGAKEFFTKPIDFDTLRQEIQSLLKKHSS